The proteins below come from a single Vitis vinifera cultivar Pinot Noir 40024 chromosome 9, ASM3070453v1 genomic window:
- the LOC100266890 gene encoding myosin-17 isoform X1 encodes MAAPVNIVVGSHVWVEDPVEAWIDGEVSRINGLEVHVHTTKGKTVVANISKVFPKDTEAPPGGVDDMTKLSYLHEPGVLQNLAARYELNEIYTYTGNILIAINPFQRLPHLYDTHMMEQYKGAGFGELSPHVFAVADVAYRAMINEGKSNSILVSGESGAGKTETTKMLMRYLAHLGGRSGVEGRTVEQQVLESNPVLEAFGNAKTVRNNNSSRFGKFVEIQFDKSGRISGAAVRTYLLERSRVCQISTPERNYHCFYLLCAAPPEEIERYKLGNPRTFHYLNQSNCYELDGVNDGHEYLATRRAMDIVGISEQEQEAIFRVVAAILHLGNINFAKGKEIDSSVIKDEQSRFHLNMTAELLKCDAQSLEDALIKRVMVTPEEIITRTLDPVNAIGSRDALAKTIYSRLFDWLVDKINNSIGQDPNSKSIIGVLDIYGFESFKCNSFEQFCINYTNEKLQQHFNQHVFKMEQEEYTKEEINWSYIEFVDNQDVLDLIEKKPGGIISLLDEACMFPKSTHETFAQKLYQTFKNNKRFIKPKLSRTDFTISHYAGEVNYQANLFLDKNKDYVVAEHQALLTASNCPFVVSLFPAQSEETSKSSKFSSIGSRFKLQLQSLMETLSATEPHYIRCVKPNNVLKPAIFENANIIQQLRCGGVLEAIRISCAGYPTRRTFYEFLHRFGVLAPEVLEGNYDDKTACIMILDKKGLKGYQVGKTKVFLRAGQMAELDARRAEVLGNAARTIQRQIRTYIARKEFISLRKAAIQMQSYWRGRMACKLYEQLRREAAALKIQKNFRRYIARKSYLTVRSSAITLQTGLRAMTARNEFRFRKQTKAAIIIQAHWRCHQAYSYYKSLQKAIIVTQCSWRCRVARRELRKLKMAARETGALKEAKDKLEKRVEELTWRLQLEKRLRVDLEEAKAQETAKLQETLHAMQLQIEEANVMVIREREAARKAIEEAPPVIKETPVIVQDTEKVDSLTAEVERLKASLLSQTQAAEEAKQACAAAQAQNEELTTKLGDAEKKVDQLQDSVQRLEEKLSNLESENQVLRQQALAISPTAKALSARPKTPILQRTPENGNVLNGEAKKQLDSSLALSSPREPESEEKPQKSLNEKQQENQDLLIKCISQDLGFSGGRPIAACLIYKSLLQWRSFEVERTSVFDRIIQTIGAAIEVQDNNDVLSYWLCNSSTLLLLLQRTLKASGAASLTPQRRRSTSASLFGRMSQGLRASPQSAGFSFLNGRVLGGLDDLRQVEAKYPALLFKQQLTAFLEKIYGMIRDNLKKEISPLLGLCIQAPRTSRASLVKGRSQANAVAQQALIAHWQSIVKSLNYYLKIMKANHVPPFLVRKVFTQIFSFINVQLFNSLLLRRECCSFSNGEFVKTGLAELENWCHEATEEYAGSAWDELRHIRQAVGFLVIHQKPKKTLKEITNDLCPVLSIQQLYRISTMYWDDKYGTHSVSSDVISSMRVMMTEDSNNAVSSSFLLDDDSSIPFTVDDISKTMQQIEVSDIDPPPLIRENSGFSFLLPRAE; translated from the exons GCTGCACCGGTTAATATAGTTGTAGGTTCTCATGTATGGGTTGAAGATCCAGTGGAGGCATGGATTGATGGTGAAGTTTCTAGGATCAATGGTCTTGAGGTTCATGTTCATACCACAAAAGGAAAAACG GTTGTTGCGAATATTTCTAAGGTGTTTCCAAAGGATACTGAAGCTCCACCTGGAGGTGTAGATGACATGACAAAGCTTTCATATTTGCATGAACCTGGGGTTCTGCAAAACTTGGCCGCTAGATATGAACTTAATGAGATTTAT ACGTATACTGGAAACATCTTAATTGCAATAAATCCTTTTCAAAGATTGCCTCATCTGTATGACACCCACATGATGGAACAATATAAGGGAGCAGGTTTTGGGGAGCTCAGTCCTCATGTGTTTGCTGTTGCAGATGTTGCATACAG ggcAATGATTAATGAAGGAAAGAGCAACTCGATTTTGGTCAGTGGAGAAAGTGGTGCTGGtaaaactgaaacaacaaagaTGCTCATGAGATATCTAGCCCACTTGGGAGGGAGATCTGGTGTAGAGGGAAGAACAGTTGAACAGCAGGTCTTGGAG TCCAATCCAGTTCTGGAAGCGTTTGGCAATGCCAAAACTGTTAGAAACAACAACTCGAG TCGTTTTGGTAAATTTGTTGAAATCCAATTTGACAAGAGTGGAAGGATATCTGGGGCAGCTGTCAGAACTTATCTTCTTGAAAGGTCTCGAGTATGCCAGATTTCAACTCCTGAGAGGAACTACCATTGCTTTTATCTTCTTTGTGCAGCACCACCTGAG GAAATTGAGAGATATAAGTTGGGGAATCCAAGAACCTTTCATTATCTAAATCAGTCAAATTGTTATGAACTGGATGGTGTAAATGATGGTCATGAATATCTGGCCACCAGAAGGGCTATGGATATAGTTGGAATTAGTGAACAAGAACAG GAGGCAATTTTCAGGGTTGTCGCTGCAATTCTTCATCTTGGCAATATTAATTTTGCAAAAGGAAAGGAGATAGATTCCTCAGTCATCAAGGATGAACAGTCGAGATTCCATCTTAACATGACGGCTGAACTTCTCAA GTGTGATGCCCAGAGCTTGGAAGATGCACTAATTAAACGTGTAATGGTGACACCAGAAGAAATTATTACAAGAACTCTTGATCCTGTTAATGCCATTGGTAGCAGGGACGCATTAGCTAAAACTATATATTCTCGCTTGTTTGATTG GCTTGTGGATAAAATTAACAACTCAATTGGGCAGGACCCAAACTCGAAGTCAATAATTGGAGTTCTTGATATCTAtggttttgaaagttttaagTGTAATAG TTTTGAGCAGTTCTGCATCAACTATACAAATGAGAAACTACAACAGCATTTCAATCAG CATGTCTTCAAAATGGAGCAAGAAGAGTATACAAAAGAAGAGATAAACTGGAGCTATATTGAGTTTGTTGATAATCAAGATGTTTTGGATCTGATTGAGAAG AAACCTGGAGGAATTATTTCACTTCTAGATGAAGCCTG CATGTTTCCTAAGTCTACACATGAGACGTTTGCACAGAAGTTGTACcagacttttaaaaataataaacgtTTTATCAAACCAAAGCTTTCACGTACTGATTTTACTATTAGCCATTATGCAGGGGAG GTAAATTACCAAGCCAATCTGTTTCTGGACAAAAACAAAGATTATGTGGTGGCAGAACATCAAGCTTTGCTTACTGCATCAAATTGCCCCTTTGTGGTCAGTTTATTTCCTGCACAATCAGAGGAAACATCAAAGTCATCCAAATTTTCTTCCATTGGATCACGTTTTAAG CTACAACTGCAATCTTTGATGGAGACTTTGAGTGCTACTGAACCTCACTACATCAGATGCGTGAAGCCAAATAATGTCTTGAAGCCTGCCATTTTTGAGAATGCCAATATTATCCAACAATTACGCTGTGGT GGTGTTCTCGAGGCAATCAGGATCAGCTGTGCTGGATATCCTACCAGGCGGACATTCTATGAGTTTCTTCACCGTTTTGGTGTTCTTGCTCCAGAAGTTCTTGAGGGAAA CTATGATGACAAGACTGCATGCATAATGATTCTTGATAAAAAGGGTTTGAAAGGATACCAG GTGGGCAAGACAAAGGTTTTTCTGAGAGCAGGTCAGATGGCCGAGTTAGATGCCAGAAGAGCTGAGGTTCTTGGGAATGCAGCTAGAACAATTCAACGACAAATTCGTACTTACATTGCACGCAAGGAGTTCATCTCATTACGCAAAGCTGCTATTCAGATGCAATCCTATTGGCGAG gtaGAATGGCCTGCAAACTGTATGAGCAATTGAGGCGAGAAGCTGCAGCTCTGAAGATCCAGAAGAACTTTAGACGATATATCGCCAGGAAATCATACTTAACAGTACGATCATCTGCAATCACATTGCAAACAGGCTTGAGGGCAATGACTGCACGCAATGAATTCAGATTCCGGAAGCAAACTAAAGCTGCCATCATCATCCAG GCACATTGGCGTTGCCACCAAGCTTACTCTTATTATAAGAGTCTTCAGAAGGCAATAATTGTAACTCAGTGTAGTTGGAGATGCAGAGTTGCCAGAAGAGAGCTTAGAAAGCTCAAAATG GCTGCAAGAGAAACAGGGGCCCTTAAAGAAGCAAAGGACAAGCTAGAAAAGCGGGTGGAGGAACTTACATGGAGATTGCAGTTGGAGAAGCGATTAAGG GTTGATCTTGAGGAGGCAAAAGCCCAGGAAACTGCTAAACTGCAAGAAACGTTGCACGCAATGCAATTGCAAATAGAAGAAGCTAATGTCATGGTTATCAGAGAACGAGAGGCAGCTCGGAAAGCAATTGAAGAAGCACCTCCTGTCATTAAGGAGACCCCAGTTATAGTCCAAGATACAGAGAAGGTGGACTCGTTGACAGCTGAAGTTGAAAGGCTGAAG GCTTCTTTACTATCACAAACACAAGCAGCAGAAGAGGCCAAGCAAGCTTGTGCTGCTGCTCAGGCCCAAAATGAGGAACTAACCACAAAGCTTGGTGATGCAGAGAAGAAAGTGGATCAACTCCAAGATTCAGTGCAGAG GCTTGAAGAGAAGCTTTCTAATTTAGAATCAGAGAATCAAGTACTTCGTCAACAGGCACTGGCCATATCACCAACTGCTAAAGCTCTATCTGCACGACCAAAAACACCGATTCTTCAG AGAACTCCTGAGAATGGAAATGTTCTAAATGGAGAAGCAAAGAAACAATTG GATTCAAGTCTTGCCCTTTCTTCTCCACGGGAACCTGAATCTGAGGAAAAGCCCCAGAAATCTCTCAATGAGAAGCAGCAG GAAAACCAAGACCTGCTAATCAAGTGTATTTCACAAGATCTAGGATTCTCTGGGGGCAGGCCTATTGCTGCTTGCTTGATTTACAAATCCCTTCTCCAATGGAGGTCATTTGAGGTTGAAAGAACCAGTGTATTTGATCGTATTATTCAGACAATAGGTGCAGCAATAGAG GTCCAGGATAACAACGATGTTTTGTCCTATTGGTTATGTAATTCGTCTACACTGCTGTTGCTTCTTCAACGCACACTCAAAGCAAGTGGAGCAGCTAGCTTAACTCCACAAAGGCGGAGATCAACATCAGCTTCTTTATTTGGGAGGATGTCTCAA GGGCTTCGTGCATCTCCACAAAGTGCTGGGTTCTCATTTCTTAATGGTCGGGTGCTTGGTGGACTGGATGACTTGAGACAAGTTGAAGCCAAATATCCAGCTTTGCTTTTCAAACAGCAACTCACAGCCTTCCTTGAGAAGATATATGGAATGATAAGAGACAATTTAAAGAAAGAGATTTCCCCATTGCTTGGATTGTGTATTCAG GCACCTAGAACATCCCGGGCAAGTTTAGTGAAGGGACGTTCTCAAGCTAATGCTGTTGCACAACAAGCATTGATTGCTCATTGGCAAAGCATTGTGAAAAGCCTGAATTATTACTTGAAGATAATGAAAGCAAACCAT GTTCCACCATTCCTAGTCCGCAAGGTGTTCACTCAGATATTTTCGTTCATCAATGTTCAGTTATTCAACAG TCTCCTTTTGAGGCGTGAATGTTGCTCATTCAGCAATGGGGAGTTTGTTAAGACAGGATTGGCCGAGTTAGAAAACTGGTGCCATGAAGCAACCGAAGAG TATGCTGGCTCAGCTTGGGATGAACTGAGGCATATCAGACAAGCAGTTGGATTCCTG GTTATACATCAAAAGCCTAAAAAAACTTTGAAAGAAATAACAAATGATCTTTGCCCG GTACTTAGCATACAACAATTATACAGGATCAGTACCATGTACTGGGATGACAAATATGGTACACACAGCGTATCATCAGAT
- the LOC100266890 gene encoding myosin-17 isoform X2, with amino-acid sequence MAAPVNIVVGSHVWVEDPVEAWIDGEVSRINGLEVHVHTTKGKTVVANISKVFPKDTEAPPGGVDDMTKLSYLHEPGVLQNLAARYELNEIYTYTGNILIAINPFQRLPHLYDTHMMEQYKGAGFGELSPHVFAVADVAYRAMINEGKSNSILVSGESGAGKTETTKMLMRYLAHLGGRSGVEGRTVEQQVLESNPVLEAFGNAKTVRNNNSSRFGKFVEIQFDKSGRISGAAVRTYLLERSRVCQISTPERNYHCFYLLCAAPPEEIERYKLGNPRTFHYLNQSNCYELDGVNDGHEYLATRRAMDIVGISEQEQEAIFRVVAAILHLGNINFAKGKEIDSSVIKDEQSRFHLNMTAELLKCDAQSLEDALIKRVMVTPEEIITRTLDPVNAIGSRDALAKTIYSRLFDWLVDKINNSIGQDPNSKSIIGVLDIYGFESFKCNSFEQFCINYTNEKLQQHFNQHVFKMEQEEYTKEEINWSYIEFVDNQDVLDLIEKKPGGIISLLDEACMFPKSTHETFAQKLYQTFKNNKRFIKPKLSRTDFTISHYAGEVNYQANLFLDKNKDYVVAEHQALLTASNCPFVVSLFPAQSEETSKSSKFSSIGSRFKLQLQSLMETLSATEPHYIRCVKPNNVLKPAIFENANIIQQLRCGGVLEAIRISCAGYPTRRTFYEFLHRFGVLAPEVLEGNYDDKTACIMILDKKGLKGYQVGKTKVFLRAGQMAELDARRAEVLGNAARTIQRQIRTYIARKEFISLRKAAIQMQSYWRGRMACKLYEQLRREAAALKIQKNFRRYIARKSYLTVRSSAITLQTGLRAMTARNEFRFRKQTKAAIIIQAHWRCHQAYSYYKSLQKAIIVTQCSWRCRVARRELRKLKMAARETGALKEAKDKLEKRVEELTWRLQLEKRLRVDLEEAKAQETAKLQETLHAMQLQIEEANVMVIREREAARKAIEEAPPVIKETPVIVQDTEKVDSLTAEVERLKASLLSQTQAAEEAKQACAAAQAQNEELTTKLGDAEKKVDQLQDSVQRLEEKLSNLESENQVLRQQALAISPTAKALSARPKTPILQRTPENGNVLNGEAKKQLDSSLALSSPREPESEEKPQKSLNEKQQENQDLLIKCISQDLGFSGGRPIAACLIYKSLLQWRSFEVERTSVFDRIIQTIGAAIEGLRASPQSAGFSFLNGRVLGGLDDLRQVEAKYPALLFKQQLTAFLEKIYGMIRDNLKKEISPLLGLCIQAPRTSRASLVKGRSQANAVAQQALIAHWQSIVKSLNYYLKIMKANHVPPFLVRKVFTQIFSFINVQLFNSLLLRRECCSFSNGEFVKTGLAELENWCHEATEEYAGSAWDELRHIRQAVGFLVIHQKPKKTLKEITNDLCPVLSIQQLYRISTMYWDDKYGTHSVSSDVISSMRVMMTEDSNNAVSSSFLLDDDSSIPFTVDDISKTMQQIEVSDIDPPPLIRENSGFSFLLPRAE; translated from the exons GCTGCACCGGTTAATATAGTTGTAGGTTCTCATGTATGGGTTGAAGATCCAGTGGAGGCATGGATTGATGGTGAAGTTTCTAGGATCAATGGTCTTGAGGTTCATGTTCATACCACAAAAGGAAAAACG GTTGTTGCGAATATTTCTAAGGTGTTTCCAAAGGATACTGAAGCTCCACCTGGAGGTGTAGATGACATGACAAAGCTTTCATATTTGCATGAACCTGGGGTTCTGCAAAACTTGGCCGCTAGATATGAACTTAATGAGATTTAT ACGTATACTGGAAACATCTTAATTGCAATAAATCCTTTTCAAAGATTGCCTCATCTGTATGACACCCACATGATGGAACAATATAAGGGAGCAGGTTTTGGGGAGCTCAGTCCTCATGTGTTTGCTGTTGCAGATGTTGCATACAG ggcAATGATTAATGAAGGAAAGAGCAACTCGATTTTGGTCAGTGGAGAAAGTGGTGCTGGtaaaactgaaacaacaaagaTGCTCATGAGATATCTAGCCCACTTGGGAGGGAGATCTGGTGTAGAGGGAAGAACAGTTGAACAGCAGGTCTTGGAG TCCAATCCAGTTCTGGAAGCGTTTGGCAATGCCAAAACTGTTAGAAACAACAACTCGAG TCGTTTTGGTAAATTTGTTGAAATCCAATTTGACAAGAGTGGAAGGATATCTGGGGCAGCTGTCAGAACTTATCTTCTTGAAAGGTCTCGAGTATGCCAGATTTCAACTCCTGAGAGGAACTACCATTGCTTTTATCTTCTTTGTGCAGCACCACCTGAG GAAATTGAGAGATATAAGTTGGGGAATCCAAGAACCTTTCATTATCTAAATCAGTCAAATTGTTATGAACTGGATGGTGTAAATGATGGTCATGAATATCTGGCCACCAGAAGGGCTATGGATATAGTTGGAATTAGTGAACAAGAACAG GAGGCAATTTTCAGGGTTGTCGCTGCAATTCTTCATCTTGGCAATATTAATTTTGCAAAAGGAAAGGAGATAGATTCCTCAGTCATCAAGGATGAACAGTCGAGATTCCATCTTAACATGACGGCTGAACTTCTCAA GTGTGATGCCCAGAGCTTGGAAGATGCACTAATTAAACGTGTAATGGTGACACCAGAAGAAATTATTACAAGAACTCTTGATCCTGTTAATGCCATTGGTAGCAGGGACGCATTAGCTAAAACTATATATTCTCGCTTGTTTGATTG GCTTGTGGATAAAATTAACAACTCAATTGGGCAGGACCCAAACTCGAAGTCAATAATTGGAGTTCTTGATATCTAtggttttgaaagttttaagTGTAATAG TTTTGAGCAGTTCTGCATCAACTATACAAATGAGAAACTACAACAGCATTTCAATCAG CATGTCTTCAAAATGGAGCAAGAAGAGTATACAAAAGAAGAGATAAACTGGAGCTATATTGAGTTTGTTGATAATCAAGATGTTTTGGATCTGATTGAGAAG AAACCTGGAGGAATTATTTCACTTCTAGATGAAGCCTG CATGTTTCCTAAGTCTACACATGAGACGTTTGCACAGAAGTTGTACcagacttttaaaaataataaacgtTTTATCAAACCAAAGCTTTCACGTACTGATTTTACTATTAGCCATTATGCAGGGGAG GTAAATTACCAAGCCAATCTGTTTCTGGACAAAAACAAAGATTATGTGGTGGCAGAACATCAAGCTTTGCTTACTGCATCAAATTGCCCCTTTGTGGTCAGTTTATTTCCTGCACAATCAGAGGAAACATCAAAGTCATCCAAATTTTCTTCCATTGGATCACGTTTTAAG CTACAACTGCAATCTTTGATGGAGACTTTGAGTGCTACTGAACCTCACTACATCAGATGCGTGAAGCCAAATAATGTCTTGAAGCCTGCCATTTTTGAGAATGCCAATATTATCCAACAATTACGCTGTGGT GGTGTTCTCGAGGCAATCAGGATCAGCTGTGCTGGATATCCTACCAGGCGGACATTCTATGAGTTTCTTCACCGTTTTGGTGTTCTTGCTCCAGAAGTTCTTGAGGGAAA CTATGATGACAAGACTGCATGCATAATGATTCTTGATAAAAAGGGTTTGAAAGGATACCAG GTGGGCAAGACAAAGGTTTTTCTGAGAGCAGGTCAGATGGCCGAGTTAGATGCCAGAAGAGCTGAGGTTCTTGGGAATGCAGCTAGAACAATTCAACGACAAATTCGTACTTACATTGCACGCAAGGAGTTCATCTCATTACGCAAAGCTGCTATTCAGATGCAATCCTATTGGCGAG gtaGAATGGCCTGCAAACTGTATGAGCAATTGAGGCGAGAAGCTGCAGCTCTGAAGATCCAGAAGAACTTTAGACGATATATCGCCAGGAAATCATACTTAACAGTACGATCATCTGCAATCACATTGCAAACAGGCTTGAGGGCAATGACTGCACGCAATGAATTCAGATTCCGGAAGCAAACTAAAGCTGCCATCATCATCCAG GCACATTGGCGTTGCCACCAAGCTTACTCTTATTATAAGAGTCTTCAGAAGGCAATAATTGTAACTCAGTGTAGTTGGAGATGCAGAGTTGCCAGAAGAGAGCTTAGAAAGCTCAAAATG GCTGCAAGAGAAACAGGGGCCCTTAAAGAAGCAAAGGACAAGCTAGAAAAGCGGGTGGAGGAACTTACATGGAGATTGCAGTTGGAGAAGCGATTAAGG GTTGATCTTGAGGAGGCAAAAGCCCAGGAAACTGCTAAACTGCAAGAAACGTTGCACGCAATGCAATTGCAAATAGAAGAAGCTAATGTCATGGTTATCAGAGAACGAGAGGCAGCTCGGAAAGCAATTGAAGAAGCACCTCCTGTCATTAAGGAGACCCCAGTTATAGTCCAAGATACAGAGAAGGTGGACTCGTTGACAGCTGAAGTTGAAAGGCTGAAG GCTTCTTTACTATCACAAACACAAGCAGCAGAAGAGGCCAAGCAAGCTTGTGCTGCTGCTCAGGCCCAAAATGAGGAACTAACCACAAAGCTTGGTGATGCAGAGAAGAAAGTGGATCAACTCCAAGATTCAGTGCAGAG GCTTGAAGAGAAGCTTTCTAATTTAGAATCAGAGAATCAAGTACTTCGTCAACAGGCACTGGCCATATCACCAACTGCTAAAGCTCTATCTGCACGACCAAAAACACCGATTCTTCAG AGAACTCCTGAGAATGGAAATGTTCTAAATGGAGAAGCAAAGAAACAATTG GATTCAAGTCTTGCCCTTTCTTCTCCACGGGAACCTGAATCTGAGGAAAAGCCCCAGAAATCTCTCAATGAGAAGCAGCAG GAAAACCAAGACCTGCTAATCAAGTGTATTTCACAAGATCTAGGATTCTCTGGGGGCAGGCCTATTGCTGCTTGCTTGATTTACAAATCCCTTCTCCAATGGAGGTCATTTGAGGTTGAAAGAACCAGTGTATTTGATCGTATTATTCAGACAATAGGTGCAGCAATAGAG GGGCTTCGTGCATCTCCACAAAGTGCTGGGTTCTCATTTCTTAATGGTCGGGTGCTTGGTGGACTGGATGACTTGAGACAAGTTGAAGCCAAATATCCAGCTTTGCTTTTCAAACAGCAACTCACAGCCTTCCTTGAGAAGATATATGGAATGATAAGAGACAATTTAAAGAAAGAGATTTCCCCATTGCTTGGATTGTGTATTCAG GCACCTAGAACATCCCGGGCAAGTTTAGTGAAGGGACGTTCTCAAGCTAATGCTGTTGCACAACAAGCATTGATTGCTCATTGGCAAAGCATTGTGAAAAGCCTGAATTATTACTTGAAGATAATGAAAGCAAACCAT GTTCCACCATTCCTAGTCCGCAAGGTGTTCACTCAGATATTTTCGTTCATCAATGTTCAGTTATTCAACAG TCTCCTTTTGAGGCGTGAATGTTGCTCATTCAGCAATGGGGAGTTTGTTAAGACAGGATTGGCCGAGTTAGAAAACTGGTGCCATGAAGCAACCGAAGAG TATGCTGGCTCAGCTTGGGATGAACTGAGGCATATCAGACAAGCAGTTGGATTCCTG GTTATACATCAAAAGCCTAAAAAAACTTTGAAAGAAATAACAAATGATCTTTGCCCG GTACTTAGCATACAACAATTATACAGGATCAGTACCATGTACTGGGATGACAAATATGGTACACACAGCGTATCATCAGAT